One genomic window of Acidovorax radicis includes the following:
- a CDS encoding Lrp/AsnC family transcriptional regulator — protein MCAIKVRAKNAPQVDVSAELDRTDKTILRQLQRDASLSNVALAEKVHLSPPACLRRVERLKRLGLIDKVVALLNPQAVGAGMLVMIGVVLDRSTPESFAEFEKAAAKVSGCMECHVVTGEFDYFMLVRTRDNDSFNRLHAEQLLYLPGVRQVRSFMVLRNVLSTTELPLAV, from the coding sequence ATGTGCGCAATAAAAGTTCGTGCCAAGAATGCACCGCAAGTCGATGTCTCGGCCGAGCTGGACCGCACCGATAAAACCATCCTGCGCCAGCTGCAGCGTGATGCGTCGCTGTCCAATGTGGCCCTGGCCGAGAAGGTGCATCTGAGCCCCCCCGCCTGCCTGCGCCGGGTGGAGCGCCTCAAGCGCCTGGGGCTCATCGACAAGGTGGTGGCGCTGCTCAACCCCCAGGCCGTGGGTGCGGGCATGCTGGTGATGATTGGCGTGGTGCTGGACCGCTCCACGCCAGAGTCGTTTGCCGAATTTGAAAAGGCAGCGGCCAAGGTGTCTGGCTGCATGGAATGCCATGTGGTCACCGGCGAGTTTGACTACTTCATGCTGGTGCGCACGCGCGACAACGACAGCTTCAATCGCTTGCACGCCGAGCAGTTGCTCTATCTGCCCGGTGTGCGGCAAGTGCGCTCGTTCATGGTGTTGCGCAACGTGCTCTCGACCACCGAGTTACCGCTGGCGGTGTAG
- a CDS encoding DUF3597 domain-containing protein, translating to MGFFSKIFSKIFPSANAAEVVPAPPAADPAGAPAAAAPAAPASIPLGDVAPILDAMPGASALNWRTSIVDLLKLLGLDSSLAARKELAGELLYSGSDEPGSAAWNIWLHKQVMRSIAANGGTLPPELRD from the coding sequence ATGGGCTTTTTTTCCAAGATTTTCTCGAAGATTTTCCCGTCTGCAAACGCAGCCGAAGTGGTGCCCGCGCCACCTGCAGCCGACCCTGCTGGCGCACCGGCTGCTGCCGCACCTGCGGCGCCAGCGTCCATCCCTTTGGGCGACGTGGCGCCTATCCTGGATGCCATGCCGGGAGCCAGTGCGCTGAACTGGCGCACCTCCATCGTCGATCTGCTCAAGCTGCTCGGTCTGGACAGCAGTCTGGCCGCGCGCAAGGAGCTGGCGGGCGAACTGCTTTACAGCGGCAGCGACGAACCCGGCTCGGCCGCGTGGAACATCTGGCTGCACAAGCAGGTCATGCGAAGCATTGCCGCCAACGGCGGCACGTTGCCGCCTGAACTGCGCGACTGA
- the tgt gene encoding tRNA guanosine(34) transglycosylase Tgt has protein sequence MLQFDLLKTDPTSHARRGTLTLNHGVVQTPIFMPVGTYGTVKGVMPRSLHDMGAQIILGNTFHLWMRPGLDVMQSFGGLHGFEKWDKPILTDSGGFQVWSLGAMRKITEEGVTFASPVNGDKLFMSPEVSMQIQTTLNSDIVMQLDECTPYETKGHLTTEAEARKSMEMSRRWALRSKAEFERLENPNALFGIVQGGMFQNLRQDSLEALVEMDFPGYAIGGVSVGEPKDEMLSIMAHTPHRLPAHKPRYLMGVGTPEDLVQGVADGVDMFDCVMPTRNARNGTLFTRFGDLKIRNARHKADHQPLDTSCTCYACAGSAGVSWDDGGHEGFSRAYLHHLDRCGEMLGPMLTTVHNLHYYLNLMREVRESLDAGAFAQFRARFKAERARGV, from the coding sequence ATGCTGCAGTTCGACCTTCTCAAAACCGACCCCACCAGCCACGCACGCCGTGGCACCCTCACGCTCAACCACGGCGTGGTGCAAACCCCGATCTTCATGCCCGTGGGCACCTATGGCACCGTCAAGGGCGTGATGCCGCGCAGCCTGCACGACATGGGCGCGCAGATCATCCTGGGCAACACCTTTCACCTGTGGATGCGCCCGGGCCTCGACGTGATGCAGAGCTTTGGCGGCCTGCACGGCTTTGAAAAATGGGACAAGCCCATTCTGACCGACTCGGGCGGTTTCCAGGTCTGGAGCCTGGGCGCCATGCGCAAGATCACCGAAGAAGGCGTGACCTTTGCCAGCCCCGTCAACGGCGACAAACTCTTCATGTCGCCCGAGGTGAGCATGCAGATCCAGACCACGCTCAACTCCGACATCGTGATGCAGCTCGACGAGTGCACGCCCTACGAAACCAAGGGCCACCTCACCACCGAGGCCGAAGCACGCAAGTCCATGGAGATGAGCCGCCGCTGGGCGCTGCGCAGCAAGGCCGAATTCGAGCGCCTGGAGAACCCCAACGCCCTGTTCGGCATCGTGCAAGGTGGCATGTTCCAAAACCTGCGCCAGGACTCGCTCGAAGCGCTGGTGGAGATGGACTTCCCCGGCTACGCCATTGGCGGCGTGAGCGTGGGCGAGCCCAAGGACGAGATGCTCAGCATCATGGCGCACACGCCCCACCGCCTGCCCGCCCACAAACCGCGTTACCTGATGGGCGTGGGTACACCCGAAGACCTGGTGCAGGGCGTGGCCGACGGCGTGGACATGTTCGACTGCGTGATGCCCACGCGCAACGCCCGCAACGGCACACTGTTCACGCGTTTTGGCGACCTCAAGATCCGCAACGCGCGCCACAAGGCCGACCACCAGCCGCTCGATACCAGCTGCACCTGCTACGCCTGCGCGGGCAGCGCGGGCGTGTCGTGGGACGACGGCGGGCACGAAGGCTTCAGCCGTGCTTACCTGCACCACCTGGACCGCTGTGGCGAAATGCTGGGCCCCATGCTCACCACCGTGCACAACCTGCACTACTACCTGAACCTCATGCGCGAGGTGCGCGAATCGCTGGACGCGGGCGCGTTTGCGCAGTTCCGCGCGCGCTTCAAGGCCGAGCGCGCGCGCGGGGTGTGA
- a CDS encoding 1-aminocyclopropane-1-carboxylate deaminase yields MNLQKFPRHPLTFGPSPITPLPRLSAHLGGKVHLYAKREDCNSGLAFGGNKTRKLEYLIPEAIDGGYDTLVSIGGIQSNQTRQVAAVAAHLGMKCVLVQENWVNYSDAVYDRVGNIEMSRIMGADVRLDAAGFDIGIRPSWEQAMDDVKKAGGKPFPIPAGCSEHPYGGLGFVGFAEEVRQQEKELGFQFDYIVVCSVTGSTQAGMVVGFAADGRARKVIGIDASAKPEKTHAQILRIAQNTAKLVELGQELTAEDVVLDTRYGGPEYGLPNEGTLEAIRLCARQEGMLTDPVYEGKSMHGMIDMVRKGEFPEGSRVLYAHLGGVPALNAYSFLFRNG; encoded by the coding sequence ATGAACCTGCAGAAATTTCCCCGCCACCCGCTCACCTTCGGTCCCTCGCCCATCACGCCGCTGCCGCGCCTGTCGGCCCACCTGGGCGGCAAGGTGCACCTGTATGCCAAGCGCGAGGACTGCAACAGCGGCCTGGCCTTTGGCGGCAACAAGACGCGCAAGCTCGAATACCTCATCCCCGAGGCGATTGATGGCGGCTACGACACACTGGTGTCGATTGGCGGCATCCAGTCCAACCAGACGCGCCAGGTGGCCGCTGTGGCTGCACACCTGGGCATGAAGTGCGTGCTGGTGCAGGAGAACTGGGTGAACTACTCCGACGCGGTGTACGACCGCGTGGGCAACATCGAGATGAGCCGCATCATGGGCGCCGATGTGCGCCTGGACGCCGCGGGCTTTGACATCGGCATCCGCCCCAGCTGGGAGCAGGCGATGGACGACGTGAAGAAGGCCGGTGGCAAACCCTTCCCGATTCCCGCAGGTTGTTCTGAGCACCCGTACGGCGGCCTGGGCTTTGTGGGCTTTGCCGAAGAAGTGCGCCAGCAGGAGAAAGAACTGGGCTTTCAGTTCGACTACATCGTCGTGTGCTCGGTCACGGGCAGCACGCAGGCGGGCATGGTGGTGGGCTTTGCGGCCGACGGGCGCGCGCGCAAGGTGATCGGCATCGACGCCTCGGCCAAGCCCGAGAAGACCCATGCGCAGATCCTGCGCATTGCCCAGAACACCGCCAAGCTCGTGGAGCTGGGCCAGGAGCTGACCGCCGAGGACGTGGTGCTGGACACCCGCTACGGCGGCCCCGAGTACGGCCTGCCCAACGAGGGCACGCTCGAAGCCATCCGCCTGTGCGCGCGCCAGGAGGGCATGCTGACCGACCCGGTGTACGAAGGAAAGTCCATGCACGGCATGATCGACATGGTGCGCAAAGGCGAGTTCCCCGAAGGCTCCCGCGTGCTGTATGCGCACCTGGGAGGGGTGCCGGCGTTGAACGCCTACAGCTTTCTCTTTCGCAACGGCTGA
- a CDS encoding universal stress protein, which yields MLKILIAVDGSEPSLDGVHHALTLMRQGLKASVVLAHVQEPATLYELVTTRDPDLIAAASLEAGEHLMAPARALLDAAGIPYETDVGVGDAAHTLVDMIESSGCDMVVIGAKGQGAITSALLGSVSQEVAHASPVPVTIVKHAEVPDAAEGDVAEDTDA from the coding sequence ATGCTCAAGATCCTCATCGCCGTGGATGGCTCCGAACCCTCCCTGGATGGTGTTCACCATGCCCTGACACTGATGCGCCAGGGTCTGAAGGCCAGCGTGGTCCTGGCCCACGTGCAGGAACCCGCCACGCTGTACGAACTGGTGACCACCCGCGATCCAGACCTGATCGCCGCCGCCAGCCTGGAGGCGGGTGAGCATCTGATGGCCCCGGCGCGCGCGCTGCTGGACGCGGCTGGAATCCCTTACGAAACCGATGTGGGGGTGGGTGACGCGGCCCACACGCTGGTGGACATGATTGAGAGCTCGGGGTGCGACATGGTCGTCATCGGCGCCAAAGGCCAGGGCGCCATCACCAGCGCGCTGCTGGGCTCGGTCTCGCAGGAAGTGGCGCATGCCAGCCCGGTGCCCGTGACCATCGTCAAACATGCCGAGGTGCCGGATGCAGCGGAAGGCGACGTGGCCGAGGACACAGACGCCTGA
- a CDS encoding DUF2145 domain-containing protein — MGRGLAVLTAVVAIAATVPAHAGRSCESRKPIAPQVIERGMKLAEQTSAALDAENARSGAQVVALGRAGQDLGKYQLRYSHFGWAYKTPEGPWRVAHKLNECGTAVGHLYRQGLGEFFLDDLWRYEAVYAVPTPEVQQHLLAVLQDKGRTKTLQHAPYSMVSYAWGQKYQQSNQWALETLALAMEPATVRSRPQAQAWLQFKGYEPTTLKLGPLTRMGGRVTAANIAFDDHPGDKRFSDRIETITVDSVLAWMQRTQLASAPVVLVLRN, encoded by the coding sequence ATGGGCCGTGGGCTCGCGGTACTGACAGCTGTTGTCGCGATTGCGGCAACCGTTCCTGCCCACGCGGGCCGCTCGTGCGAGTCGCGCAAGCCCATCGCCCCGCAGGTGATCGAGCGCGGCATGAAGCTGGCCGAGCAGACCTCGGCGGCGCTGGACGCGGAAAACGCGCGTTCAGGGGCGCAGGTCGTGGCGTTGGGCCGGGCCGGGCAGGACCTGGGCAAATACCAGCTGCGCTATTCGCACTTTGGCTGGGCCTATAAAACGCCCGAGGGCCCCTGGCGCGTGGCCCACAAGCTCAATGAATGTGGCACGGCGGTGGGGCACCTTTATCGGCAGGGGCTGGGCGAATTCTTCCTGGATGACCTGTGGCGCTACGAGGCGGTATACGCCGTGCCCACACCCGAGGTGCAGCAGCACCTGCTGGCCGTGTTGCAGGACAAAGGCCGCACGAAGACGCTGCAGCATGCGCCCTACAGCATGGTCAGCTATGCCTGGGGCCAAAAATACCAGCAGTCCAACCAGTGGGCGCTGGAGACCCTGGCGCTGGCGATGGAGCCCGCCACGGTGCGCTCGCGCCCGCAGGCGCAGGCCTGGCTGCAGTTCAAGGGCTACGAGCCCACCACGCTCAAGCTCGGCCCGCTCACCCGCATGGGCGGTCGGGTGACAGCCGCGAACATTGCCTTTGACGATCATCCGGGCGACAAGCGGTTTTCCGACCGCATTGAAACCATCACCGTGGATTCGGTTCTGGCCTGGATGCAGCGCACGCAGCTGGCATCGGCACCTGTGGTGCTGGTGCTCAGAAATTGA
- a CDS encoding saccharopine dehydrogenase family protein produces the protein MTKPFDLVVHGATGFTGRLVVEYLLQRYPAGSGLRWAMGGRNADKLAAVRDEVGAPADTPLVVTDTSNPASLQALMNATRLVLTTVGPYQLYGNELVAACAASGVDYVDLCGEPAWMRQMIDAHEAAAQASGARIVFSCGFDSIPFDLGVFLLQKEFAQRFGHAAPRVRGRVRKMKGTFSGGTAASLKATMAASAANPAVLDLLKNPFSLTPGFEGPRQPTGHKPMVDEALGDGIWVAPFVMAAINTRNVHRSNFLLQHAYGTDFVYDEMLITGPGEKGEAIANAVAGDKSLGSDKGPKPGEGPSREERENGFYDVLFLGTDAAGNTLRVGVKGDRDPGYGSTSKMITEAAVCLLQDATETPGGIWTTAPALGDKLIARLQANAGLSFAVESA, from the coding sequence ATGACCAAACCCTTTGACCTCGTCGTCCACGGCGCCACTGGCTTCACCGGCCGCCTGGTCGTTGAATACCTGCTCCAGCGCTACCCCGCAGGCAGCGGCCTGCGCTGGGCCATGGGCGGGCGCAACGCCGACAAGCTGGCTGCCGTGCGCGATGAAGTGGGCGCACCGGCCGACACGCCGCTGGTCGTGACCGACACCAGCAACCCCGCCAGCCTGCAAGCGCTGATGAACGCCACGCGCCTGGTGCTGACCACCGTGGGCCCTTACCAGCTGTATGGCAACGAACTGGTGGCCGCCTGCGCCGCCAGCGGCGTGGACTATGTGGACCTGTGCGGCGAGCCCGCCTGGATGCGCCAGATGATCGACGCGCACGAAGCGGCGGCCCAGGCCAGCGGCGCGCGCATCGTTTTCTCGTGCGGGTTCGACTCGATCCCGTTCGACCTGGGCGTGTTCCTGCTGCAAAAGGAATTTGCCCAGCGCTTCGGCCACGCCGCGCCCCGCGTGCGCGGACGGGTGCGCAAGATGAAGGGCACCTTCTCGGGCGGCACCGCCGCGAGCCTGAAGGCGACCATGGCCGCATCGGCTGCCAACCCTGCCGTGCTGGACCTGCTGAAGAACCCGTTCTCGCTCACCCCCGGCTTTGAAGGCCCGCGCCAGCCAACCGGCCACAAACCCATGGTGGATGAGGCGTTGGGCGATGGCATCTGGGTCGCACCGTTCGTGATGGCCGCCATCAACACGCGCAATGTGCACCGCTCCAACTTCCTGTTGCAGCACGCCTACGGCACCGATTTTGTGTACGACGAAATGCTCATCACCGGCCCCGGTGAAAAGGGCGAGGCCATCGCCAACGCGGTGGCGGGCGACAAGTCGCTGGGCTCAGACAAAGGCCCCAAGCCGGGCGAAGGCCCTTCGCGCGAAGAACGCGAGAACGGGTTTTACGACGTGCTGTTCCTGGGCACCGACGCTGCCGGCAACACCCTGCGCGTGGGCGTGAAGGGCGACCGTGACCCGGGCTATGGCTCTACGTCCAAGATGATTACCGAAGCTGCGGTGTGCCTGCTGCAGGATGCCACTGAGACGCCCGGCGGCATCTGGACCACGGCGCCCGCGCTGGGTGACAAGCTGATCGCACGCCTGCAAGCGAATGCGGGGCTGAGCTTCGCGGTCGAGTCGGCGTAA
- a CDS encoding EamA family transporter — protein sequence MRPRDLALALLVIVVWGLNFAVIKVGVAGVPPLLLGALRYLLAAFPALLFVKPPKVPLKLYLLYGMTMAVGQFALLFTAIHIGMPSGLASLVLQAQSFFTLLLAAWWLREKWQGNQVAGLALAGCGLVLIGSAHGASMPLAGFALTVAAAALWGCGNIVTRAVGRYGPMNQFAFIVWSSVVAPLPFVALSLWLDGPATVWAAVQHLSLQSMAAVAYIAWISTLLGFGLWTYLMSRYPVNRVAPFTLLVPVVGLTTGWVVFDEQLLPVHFAGAGLLMAGLVVNLFGGPAWAAMMGRLRGAQ from the coding sequence CTGCGCCCCCGCGACCTTGCCTTGGCCCTGCTCGTCATTGTGGTCTGGGGCCTCAATTTCGCCGTCATCAAGGTGGGCGTGGCCGGTGTGCCGCCCCTGCTGCTGGGGGCGCTGCGCTACCTGCTGGCGGCGTTTCCGGCGCTGCTGTTCGTCAAGCCGCCCAAGGTGCCCCTCAAGCTATACCTGCTGTACGGCATGACCATGGCCGTGGGGCAGTTTGCGCTGCTGTTCACCGCCATCCACATCGGCATGCCCTCGGGCCTGGCCTCGCTGGTGCTGCAGGCGCAGTCGTTCTTCACCCTGCTGCTGGCGGCCTGGTGGCTGCGCGAGAAGTGGCAGGGCAACCAGGTGGCGGGCCTGGCGCTGGCGGGCTGCGGGCTGGTGCTGATCGGCAGCGCGCATGGGGCCTCCATGCCGCTGGCGGGCTTTGCACTGACCGTGGCGGCAGCGGCACTATGGGGCTGCGGCAACATCGTCACGCGCGCCGTGGGGCGGTATGGGCCAATGAACCAGTTTGCCTTCATCGTCTGGTCCAGCGTGGTGGCGCCGCTGCCGTTTGTGGCGCTGTCCTTGTGGCTGGATGGGCCCGCCACGGTGTGGGCTGCCGTGCAGCACCTGTCACTCCAATCCATGGCTGCCGTGGCCTACATCGCGTGGATTTCGACCCTGCTGGGCTTTGGGCTGTGGACCTACCTCATGTCACGCTACCCCGTGAACCGCGTGGCACCGTTCACGCTGCTCGTGCCCGTGGTGGGCCTGACCACGGGCTGGGTGGTGTTTGACGAGCAGTTGTTACCCGTGCACTTTGCGGGCGCCGGGCTGCTGATGGCGGGCCTGGTGGTCAACCTGTTTGGCGGCCCGGCCTGGGCCGCCATGATGGGGCGGCTGCGCGGCGCCCAGTAA
- a CDS encoding serine endopeptidase, producing the protein MSKSLRLSEKWFRRGLWLVALVFAGFLIGLGGTIVGDLPKVETPLRVDDFLDKPAADKLRAQVKEARQAEQDAQTALEQAQLQRSKARSEMQAERETFNNWLATRSATQRADQDPEVLARTRALDALKPVERKAQQVVEQQQQAALDARQGAAAAQQRLSKLEADGYVKMQAELRKVELRVFLYRLALTLPLLAIAGWLFVKKRKGTYWPFVWGFIFFALFAFFVELVPYLPSYGGYVRYVVGIGVTAVVGRYAILALNRYLERQKLAETLPDQERRKELSYDVALARLAKSVCPGCERPVDLKNEKIDFCPHCGIGLFDHCGVCSTRKSAFAKFCHACGTGANVGPRPTQAAPSA; encoded by the coding sequence ATGAGCAAATCTCTGAGACTGTCTGAGAAATGGTTCCGGCGCGGCCTGTGGCTGGTGGCGCTGGTGTTTGCCGGTTTCCTCATCGGCCTGGGCGGCACCATCGTGGGCGACCTGCCCAAGGTCGAGACGCCCTTGCGGGTGGATGATTTTCTGGACAAACCGGCGGCCGACAAGCTGCGCGCCCAGGTCAAGGAGGCCCGCCAGGCAGAGCAGGACGCGCAAACCGCTCTGGAGCAGGCCCAACTGCAGCGCAGCAAGGCCCGCAGCGAAATGCAGGCGGAACGCGAAACCTTCAACAACTGGCTGGCCACGCGCAGCGCCACGCAACGTGCGGACCAGGACCCCGAGGTGCTTGCGCGCACCCGCGCGCTGGACGCCCTCAAACCCGTGGAGCGCAAGGCCCAGCAGGTCGTCGAGCAGCAGCAGCAGGCGGCACTGGACGCGCGACAGGGCGCTGCCGCTGCACAACAGCGCCTGAGCAAGCTGGAGGCGGACGGCTACGTGAAGATGCAGGCCGAGCTGCGCAAGGTCGAGCTGCGTGTGTTCCTGTACCGCCTCGCGCTCACGCTGCCTCTGCTGGCCATTGCGGGCTGGCTGTTCGTCAAAAAGCGCAAAGGCACCTACTGGCCGTTTGTGTGGGGCTTCATCTTTTTTGCGCTGTTTGCGTTCTTTGTCGAGCTGGTGCCTTACCTGCCCAGCTATGGCGGCTACGTGCGTTACGTGGTGGGCATTGGGGTGACCGCCGTGGTCGGGCGCTACGCGATCCTGGCGCTCAATCGCTACCTGGAGCGCCAGAAGTTGGCCGAGACCTTGCCCGACCAGGAGCGCCGCAAGGAGCTCAGCTACGACGTGGCGCTGGCGCGGCTGGCCAAAAGCGTGTGCCCGGGCTGCGAGCGCCCGGTGGACCTGAAGAACGAAAAGATCGACTTTTGTCCACACTGCGGCATCGGCCTGTTCGACCACTGCGGTGTGTGCTCCACGCGCAAGAGCGCATTCGCCAAGTTCTGCCATGCGTGCGGCACGGGCGCGAATGTAGGGCCCCGGCCTACGCAGGCGGCGCCGTCGGCGTGA
- a CDS encoding Bug family tripartite tricarboxylate transporter substrate binding protein, with protein MKCAQPNRRTSVAMFMAAIAGLGWGHMAHADGYPAKPVQLVVPFPPGGAVDIVGRLISKKLGERLGQPVVVENKAGAGTIVGASFVANAPADGYTLLISSGSTFTVNPALNNKVPYDPVKSFEPVGMVARVPLILLAHRDVPVANLQQLIAAVKRAPDKFSYGSFGSGTTGHFAAELMWSATGVKLMHVPYRGSAPAMSDLIGGQIPFSIDTVAAALPQLKGGKIKPIVVTGAARATQLPDVPTVAESGFAGFAADSWLAVVAPRGLPADAKAKLGKALAETMADAEIRSKLIASGLEPAYASGDAVLAQIEDELPRMRAIAQRANIRAE; from the coding sequence ATGAAATGCGCACAGCCAAATAGACGCACCAGCGTCGCCATGTTCATGGCAGCCATCGCAGGGTTGGGTTGGGGGCACATGGCGCATGCCGATGGCTACCCCGCCAAACCGGTGCAGCTGGTGGTGCCCTTTCCACCCGGCGGCGCCGTCGACATCGTGGGCCGGCTGATCAGCAAAAAGCTGGGCGAACGCCTGGGTCAACCGGTGGTGGTCGAGAACAAGGCGGGCGCGGGCACCATCGTGGGCGCATCCTTCGTGGCCAACGCACCGGCCGACGGCTACACGCTGCTGATCAGCTCCGGATCGACCTTCACCGTGAACCCGGCGCTCAACAACAAAGTGCCGTACGACCCGGTCAAGAGCTTCGAGCCCGTGGGCATGGTGGCGCGCGTTCCGCTGATCCTGCTGGCCCACCGCGACGTGCCGGTGGCCAACCTCCAGCAACTGATCGCGGCGGTGAAGCGCGCTCCAGACAAGTTTTCTTACGGCTCTTTTGGCAGCGGCACCACGGGCCATTTTGCCGCCGAGCTGATGTGGTCTGCCACCGGCGTCAAGCTGATGCACGTGCCCTACCGGGGCAGCGCACCCGCCATGAGCGACCTGATCGGCGGGCAGATCCCGTTCAGCATCGACACGGTGGCCGCCGCGCTGCCGCAGCTCAAGGGCGGCAAGATCAAGCCCATCGTGGTCACGGGCGCCGCGCGGGCCACGCAATTGCCCGACGTGCCGACCGTGGCAGAAAGCGGCTTTGCGGGCTTTGCCGCAGATTCGTGGCTGGCCGTCGTGGCGCCGCGCGGCCTGCCCGCCGATGCCAAGGCCAAACTCGGCAAGGCCCTGGCCGAGACCATGGCGGATGCCGAGATCCGCAGCAAGCTCATCGCCAGCGGGCTGGAGCCAGCCTATGCCAGCGGCGATGCCGTGCTGGCGCAGATCGAAGACGAACTGCCGCGCATGCGGGCCATTGCGCAGCGCGCGAACATCCGGGCGGAGTGA
- a CDS encoding YiaA/YiaB family inner membrane protein produces MSTLPILFQRDTRAWQFQVWISFGIAVFLCAVGLAWLPGAQLEQAFMVMGYVFCLSAAFVLAKFVRDNEGSKRRPGSNGGSTGSGDTPLWKLVVWGGFAVAMGLTGWGLLGMEINVTYKAFMGVSWLYLITTAFTLAKMLRDRHEADLIEARLQGRREASSPQSATSGNNAS; encoded by the coding sequence ATGTCTACCTTGCCTATCCTCTTTCAGCGTGACACCCGTGCCTGGCAGTTTCAGGTGTGGATCTCTTTTGGCATCGCCGTGTTTTTGTGTGCCGTGGGGCTGGCCTGGCTGCCGGGTGCGCAACTGGAGCAGGCATTCATGGTGATGGGCTACGTGTTCTGTCTGTCGGCTGCCTTTGTTCTTGCCAAGTTTGTGCGAGACAACGAAGGGAGCAAACGCCGACCTGGCAGCAACGGTGGCAGCACCGGCAGCGGCGACACGCCTTTGTGGAAGCTGGTGGTCTGGGGTGGTTTTGCCGTGGCCATGGGCCTGACCGGCTGGGGGCTACTGGGCATGGAGATCAACGTCACCTACAAGGCCTTCATGGGGGTCAGCTGGCTGTATCTCATCACCACGGCCTTCACGCTGGCCAAGATGCTGCGTGACCGCCATGAGGCCGACCTGATCGAGGCGCGCTTGCAGGGCCGTCGTGAGGCATCCAGCCCACAGTCGGCAACGTCTGGTAACAACGCATCGTGA